The Solanum lycopersicum chromosome 2, SLM_r2.1 DNA window AAggaatattgaaatatttattttaattgataaatgagattaagaagaaaaaaaaatatttgctacAATTTTATTGGTGAATGagattttaaaaagaagaaaacaagattAGGtcctttaattatattttaattaggaaTAAGAcgtattttgaaaagaaaataaatagtatatttATTCGGACAATGACATTTTTGACCCATTAAGTAAATTATAGGGACATAATTTGATTTAAGTATTTATTGCAAggttttgaattaaaatattcgTGACAAGAACATTTCTGTATCAAactataaacaataaatatttttattcattttacattatttaatGATATTTCTGACcgtttttcctttaaaaatagggaaaagggtctgatatactcCTCAATTTTGTCATTCGGAAATAATATACCCctaattatgaaagtgactcatatatatccTTACCATTATACAAACGACTCACGTATATCCttgccgttacaaaatgagcTCACATATACTCTTTATTTAACGAAAGTGAAAAAATtagttataatttatattttttacttttaattttaaaaaaaaaaattatatagggtatatatgattcttctatttaagtgaaaggtatattttaatttttttcatacataaattattttttgacttcttttattataattatttgagtttcatattcttatttttttctttcattccctagtgtaaagaaatatatttaaaactattttttttctatattgtaatttaatttttttatattcgaagaaaaaaatttggtcatctacaataagttttacaagaatattagtgaaacataaataactttgattatcaaaataataattctaaattagtcaCTGActaaaaaaagatcaaaaaaatatgtttgacgaggattaaatttacttatatgggattattttttagaaaaaaaaagttggattaaattattttttttcatttctgttaaaggaaaagggtatatgtgagtcatttttttttataagtaaaggtatatatgagtcactttcataacaagggatatatcagctctaaatgataaagttgaggggtatatcagactctTTTGGATTAGTAGACAAAGGACAAATTGcaaaccaaaattttaaatttggcCAAACCCATCGGTGACCGCTTAAACTTAGCACCAATTTTtacttagacacctcaattaGGCGatttcattttagacacctcgGTAGGGTTCtgttgtgtcattttgacacttttctgacaataaataaaaaactaaaagagAATGTAATACACGCTTTGATGATGTAATaaacaatcaattaaataataacatgtgttattttcaaataaaaataattataaaatctagttagtaaataaattaaaaatattattctaagaGAATCTCTTATATCATTACACTCAAAATCTCTtgtgttttttcaaaaaaaattatttttttcttttactatttttcttatttattcatCTTCTTTCTTGTTAGTGTtgttttttggaaagaaaagagaaagaggaagaaagaaaagagaataaatatgaaatatgggCGTTGGTATCCATTTTTCTGACAAAAAATGGAAGGAAGTGATGATAGATTTAGATAAGTAAtacaatgaagaagaagaaaatgacttaaaaatgaatttgaattaaaaatttaacctccattgaagaaattTAAGCTTGAAAAAAGATAAGAGGGTGGTGGCttgaaaaatggagaagaagaagataaaataaaattaaaaatggctAAATTAAGTCTTTCACGCGCTATTGTTGAGTGTATCACACTCACTTTGACATGTCAgcaaaagtgtcaaaatgacataacaGAACTCTACATAAAGTGTTCAAAATGAACATGATCTAATTAAGATATTTAACTAAAAATTGATGACAAATTTTAATGATCACCGATGAATTTGACCTTTAAATTTTAAGTGAAAGTATGATGCCACATAGGAGATTCTCCATAAACAAATGTTTCCAGTAATTAGGTGAAAAGATTAGTACAAGAATCTTTTTCCAACTGAAAGCAAGTTCACTATATCTTTTAGGTGAAGTAAAATCCATTAGTtatgggtgtgtttggtaagttaagggtgtgtttgatatgcataaaaatattttttggaaaatatttttaattttttcatgtttaattAGATTAActgttttagaaattatttttcaaattagttcatttttctcacttaagaaaaatattcaaaactctctttcaactttaaattacaatttatcCCCCCGTTTGAAAACTCTCttccaacttcaaattataatttattccCCTCCCCATACACctccttcaaaaaaaaaaaattaagtttatttttaagaaatattttctacttcaaaattttattgttttcacccctaccctcgaTTCTTCCCCTCCCCCAAccataaaaattttaagtttgttcttaaaaaatattttcaacttcaaaattttattttttcactctgATCCTCGACCCCCCTCCCCTACCCGGCAggcccaaaaaaaaataatttgagtttgtttttaaaaaatattttcaacttaaaaatttacttttttatccCTACCATCGACCTCCCCTCCCCAACCAGCCCCCCACCCTCCAGAAAAATTTTAagctaattaaaaaaatattttcaaacttcaaaattttattttttcacctctACTCTCGACCCCCCTAttcctcaaaaaaaaattaagtttgtttttaaaaattattttcaacttcagttttttattttttcactcttacactaaaaaaaattaagtttattttttaaaaatattttcaattactctattaaaaataaaagatatttctcaaaatttcattcataaatcaaatcctaaagaaatttgaaaaatattttctactcaccaatcAAACATGTAAACTGAAtcaaaaatctatttatttttcagaaaaatattttctttcgtACCAAACACAACCTAAATCTTTTTCATTTCTAAAAGGTGTTCAATTATTGAAAAGAGATCAAATGCACGTCGATCGATTTCATACACAAAGTATGAGCTTTGTCACGTGAAACGAAACAGAAGGAATAACTCAAAGAATGTATTACGATTCtccatattttatattttagcttcataaatgaaaaaaattatgattttcataaTAACTTGGGCCCCTATGGCCCAATTCAGTTCGATATGTctgaattgaattgtatatgtaatGTAAGATGTGTGTATATCTATTAAATTTTaagcataataaataaatatgatttttagttTGGCTTTAACAGATAATTATGTCCTTTAAAATTTGAGTGTGCATGagtaaacacttaaacttgtactTCATAAAATTGAATAGACACATATGTCATACATGACATAAGACACATAAGATGTCATATAGGTTACAAAATTTCCATATAAAGTGTCATGTAGGACGATTGTATTtacttgtttaatatataagtTTAAATTTCTAGTTATGTATATTCGAAATTGAAGATCATAGTTATCGATTGACGTCAAGTTAAAGAGTAAAGAATATGTGTTCCATATTGCAATCATGACAGTCTGGATCCATTACACAAGTAAAACCAACCAAACTAAAAGGTTTTGTACGTATGTCACATAGTGCCTAACTAGATGTCATGCAAAACATGCTTCTCAAAAATACGTTTAAAAATACTGAGTTCTGGTCCCTACGTTAAAGTTTACTGAAATTTCTACTTTCCATCATTCAATAATTCAACACTCCCTTCgttataaaataaatgacttatttttttttaatttgttttataaagatttttaaattttttaattaatttttcacatAACGTATTTAAggttatataattaaaaagtattttgatatatttcatatattttaatttaggatcacaaaattaaaaaaaaaaaagcttattaattttcttatatttgtaATCAACTCAAACTAGATCATCCTTTTTGAAACTAAGAATGAGTTTATTTGGATTTGTTAAAAAGTTGCTTGTAAATTTTAATTGGttaatgatttttattgaatatgGAGTATTTAGGAAAAAAGGAAACATACCttgaactatcgtaaatggtatgcagatacCGTAAATGGTATGACGAAGGGTATTTGCATACCATTTACAATAGTTCGGGGATATATCTGTCATTTTTCTGAGTATTtatgatttgaaaaaataaaggcataatacatatattggactctaaacttggcttcaaattttaactttgacttccaactttcataatgcacaaacatacactttaactatccaacttttaagtAAATAAACACATACGTCTTACATGACATAATACTCAtaggacaaaaaataatatgtaggacatgtgtatctatttgttcaactttatacaagtttaagtgtctatttgcgcacatccaaaattgaagtgcattaatgtaatttaaagtCAAACTAAAGAGCACATTTATATATcattccaaaaataaatatcaaagcAAAAGAACACATTTATATATcattccaaaaataaatatcaaagcAAAAATAGTTGTCAAGCTTAAAGTAAGCCAAGAATTGCTTTGGGCTTAAAAACAgtttaaaattaagttaaattttaCCAAATACtcagaaaaaataatcaaaataacttaaaagtagCTCTAAATCCCATCCAAGTATCTTAAAATCCTTACTAAATTCGGATCtaacaagatttttttttattttcagagCTTGAACTCGAAACTTCTGATTAAGAGTGAAGCAATTTCATCACTCCACCACAATTCATATCGATGGATTGATTTgttaattactttatattagGAAGGGGGTAAGGTATGCCTAAACGTAACCCTATTGGATATTTACataaacttaaattaattaattaatgtaattgaTAGGGTGTCACAAGCAGCCTCTTTTAAAATGAACTAATCGTGATTAGTGTTGATTGATACCTTCATTCCATTAGACCTCACCTTCTCCAGACAAAATTTCAATCCTAGAAAACACTAAATTAATCGATATTTATCGGTGATTCTTagctaattaaatttattaaaattcattattattCGTTGCTAAATAAGACTAGTAcgaaatttttattgtttaactaGAAAATTTTGTTCATCGCTAATTCCTTATGTTGTAGTAGTAGTACATTAAGTGTCATTTTTAACCCAATTAACTTATATACATTGACAAACAAATACAAAAGCTCTATTTAAAACAAACACCTTATAACATTAACTTAGCAGAAGATAATAATTAgataaaacaaattaagaaagtataCATAAATTTACACAGCATTAAACTTTTGTACAATTAATACTAATTAGCTCTATGATTCAATCCTGTTTCAACAAGTGATACTTCAGCTTCTTCTTTTGCCTTTGATAACTCAATTTTGAGGTTCACTTCATCAAGATATTGCTGATAACCATATGATAAAAATCCCCAAATTGCCAAAATCATTGAAATTACTTTCACTCCACTCATTTTCTcattgaaaaaaatgagagcAAGTACTGGAATTAGTGGCACACTTAACGCAGTAATCACATTAGCAAATAATGCAGATACTTTCATAATCAAACTTAGTAAACCAATTGTGTATATCTGCCAAGCTAATGCATTCCACACTAGTGTCATTACATATGACACTTTCCCAAGCTTATACTCATTCATCTCTCTTTTCATCCATCTCCATTCGCCGCTCGCGAATAGTCCAATCAGAATAGTACACGTGGCGAAAAACGACTGCCAAATCACTACGTTCATCACCTCTTTCAGTGTGCGttttttcattatgtttctGAAAATTCGCTCTGTTGCTGATAACAGCAACGCGTACCCTGCTGAACCGAAGAGAGTGCAGATGAATCCGATTAAAACGTAGCCTTTACCTTTCGATGAACCGGTTGATGAGGAATCGTCGGGTTGGAACACAAGGAGAATTGAGGATACTGTGAGTaggataattgaattagctatataagttgttattttttgggAATTGAGGAAGAAGGAAAACAGAGCATTGAATCCCAATTGGCTAGCGGAAATTAACGAGAAAGTTGAAACGGGTAGGTGTAACAGTCCGACTGCATTCAACATACAGCTTCCGCCTAATAAAAAGCCGAGAAAAACATAGACCGATAAGAACATCCATACCGAtggttttttattattactattaatagtATTCTTAATCAGGTCATCCTCGTCTTTGTTTTCTTCCCTCTTCTTCAAGAAGAGAATAGGGAAGAGTATCGGGAATCCGACCATTTGTACGAGTGAATTCATCCAAGTGCTTTTTCCACCTTCTCTGTAGTAAAGCTCTCCGAGGAGTGTTGCAGCTGATAAGCAAACTAGAACCAATGCAGCATTAAAACTTATTTCAATCCATCTATTGTACTTTTCACGCCATGAATTAGTCGAATTATTCGCCATATTTACTTCCTCTTCAACTATATGAACTAGTAAAAAGATACCAATTAGTTTAGAGAATTGGTAAAgcagaaaagaaaaagatgaagaacGAAAAGTGTGAGAAGATAAAGCTTACGAGAAATATTGAGCTGATTTTCTACTTGTGGTTCTCCCATTGGAAAATTGAGCAAACTTCttcaaaaagttaaaagaatagtcggtttttaattttttatttgtagtaaAGTAGCTATTAATAtctgatttttttaatgaatttgtgGGTTTATTTATTTAGGGATGGGTAGGTGGGGGTCGCATTTGGAGCAGGTGAGGAATGTGGGGAAATGCGAAGAgataatatttcttaaattatcGTCGAATAAGTTTcactttaaaaattcaaataataattatcgagatattatatatatatatttagttagGTTCGcaattactattgttattttaattgatgTAATTTTTGCTtgagtattaaaaaaaatagtatactAATATTTGTTTCCAATGATGAAATgtgcatttttgaaaatatagtaTAGTGTGTACAACTATTCTCGtctattcttttgtttgtttttttcttctttctaccCAACTTGTTCTAATTGTCCTTCCAGGAAGTCACCTTCATGattatttgatgtttatttattttgaatcaacTACTTTTGATTAGCATTAACGGTTTCATtctaaagtaaaataatttttttttaatcaaaaatgaCTTCATATcctaaaaattacatttaataaACTTGGTTTGCAAAATTTTAAGGTTAGAAGTAtagtattaaatttaaaattttgccGATAAGATCAACAAGCGAGTTTAAAAATGTGTCTCCTCATTCTGGTAAATTACTCTTTTAtactaaaatacaaatatgaaatttctAATTAATAATGAAACTGAATTTATCACTGTAGCCTAATCTTAAACGGTTAAACGTCACATTTCTTTTCACCGTATAAAACAAGTTTGGATTAGGAACATGAGCTGTATTTTGCTATTCTTAACTAATTGTCCTAATCAAATTATTGAACGTAATTAACTAATGTGCAATATTATATCATTGTGATTCGTGCACTAAGCATACTCTATGTTTGTATTGAGTTGGTGGAGAAGTTATATTTCATGGGAAAATCTAAAATCAAATTCTAACTCTGGTATCTAAATGTTGGAAATAGTTTTGGCTGtgaatatttatgaattatgctAATTAGTCACTAGTATATTTGTAAACTAGGGTTTATATAGAAAAACATTTTACATTTGCTTAAAGAATATATAAgatatgaacaaaaaaaatacatttgttTCGTGAGAATTTTCAATAAACAATGACTCATCACATCATAAATCGTAACTGTTGTAAATTTACCTCCAACCTTCTACATcttcaaaattgaatttaccaaaaaatttcatgaaaaagagaataaaagaGAGTACAATACACTTGAACATCAAGAGTCAAGATCGTTcaattaatataatcataaaatgattagtttttaattaattaacatcatCGTTGGcgttagttaattattttaatatgccTATTAGTTCAACTAGACTAATCTTAAAGATTTGTTGgagtattataatttaaatatgatatttcccatgtgattatttttttagttgttcACTTACTAGATTGACTTGAATGGTGAATTGGAGaccttatttaattatttcccATTATCACAAATAAAAAGCATATATATACTCCAATAAAACCAACAAAAGGGGAAAAAAGGTTTAAAGTGAAAGTAGAAAACGAAAATAATAAAAGCAAAAGGTGGAAGTGACATTTTGATTACAAAACGATAAGTCTTCTTGAAACAAATTTATTGGAATTTGATATTTACGTCAAATTAATTTATGGATATaatgtaatatttaattataataagttgtattaaattaatttatggacgtaatgtaatatttaattataataaattatattaatttaatgtagATATTTGatacttataaatatttataagtcCTGTGCTCCTTTTTTGCGCTTTTTAATtcgttaattattttaaaatatataatatttttttgaaattatctttaagttttcattttatgatttatgatattattttatagtcatataattatttataacttattttagataataatttaatttaaatgagaaaaaaaacattttcttaaattttgaatctatctaatattttattacatAAATGGGATTGAGTGGgtgagaaatattttttaacaaaaagtaTTAAGGTAAAAGTTCTCAATCATTATGAGTGACAGGAAAACCAGAAATAATatgtttgaattttatgaattgagAAATCACTGAGAGGAAGTGCTTCTtctctttaaattaattaataattgacTATTACACAAGAAAATAAAGGGAAGATTAAGCTTGTTTTGTTACtgagggcccgtttggatgggcttaataaaagcagctttaaaaaaatacttttgaaagtgctgaaacttatttttaaaataagcagttatgcgtttggataaaagtgctgaagttaaatgtaacgacccgtttagtcgttttgagcaacagacttcaattctggaaaaactggcagaagcgacggaccccacgacggaacgtcatgggcacgacggaccgtcacagggtctcgtttcaaaacacttagaaaatctgaaattgggtactgaaaatcgactctctgaactttgtgacggaatggcaggacggaccatcacaggtgtgacggaccgtcacagacttttcagagaaattgagtctctgaactatgcgacggacagtttgcgtaatcccagttggagtcggatttctagTTAAgctttaagggacgtttttgactattcttgccttaattataaagttcgtgggtttatattaataactcaaattcttgggggttaaaagaggtaatcctaaattaattagtggggtattattgccaccttttattcttaattatatactaattagggtaaaagaaagagggtttgaataagaaaatagaaagaacaaagagagacagaaaaagaaagagaacgagtagagagagagagaaacgaagaggatagcaaggattttgagaagatagcttgttgatcgcaattcttcggtggaggtaggttatggttttcatgctttcatagtaaactcttaatagagaatgatatgtattagtagtattgtaaaccctactatatgcttaattgtatgtttgcatgaatatgattatgtgattgtgataagataacatgatgaaaatattgaatcccaaatcttgaaaagaaactttaatatacattattaatgatgatgccttggtatagaagaaggctttatgaattaaagtaatgggattgataatgccttggaatagagaaggcttgatgatttacagaatgatattagtggatcggagtgtcacgttccgacacatagtattagtggatcggagtgtcacgttccgacacatagtattagtggatcggagtgtcacgtaccgacacatgtaggggatcggagtgtcacgttccgacacatgtaagggatcggagtgtcacgttccgacacatgtaggggatcggagtgtcacgtaccgacacatgtaggggatcggagtgtcacgttccaacacatgtaggggatcggagtgtcacgtaccgacacatagtggtaggggatcggagtgtcacgtaccgacacatagtggtaggggatcggagtgtcacgtaccgacacaagaggaagaaagataatgaatcttgaaagatgttaatatactcaatctaatgaatataattcccaaatgagtatggtattgaggcttgagccctcatggatgaacttgatggtacttaatgatgattataatacttgttgttgctacatgttgagttttatagttgatttacgataatattgatatatactgttccctattttgagttgaccgatgatatctactcagtacccgtgttttgtactgacccctatttttatgtttttcttcttgttatttgtggagtgcagcaaacgtgccgtcatcttcgactcaacagtaactcaagccagtcttcgtcacaccggatcttcagggtgagctaacgcttctagcttggtctggatcttctccttcatgtcttgatgccttgaacttccggcatggactagcttcttatgtatttttatcttcttagaaactcttagaattagtagttgaaagtagatgttcttgtgatgatgacttccaggttttgggaataatagatgttgaatattgatagttattgaattggtttttattaatgagtttaagtcttccgcattactttctgttgttattacattgaaatgttaaggtttagattggttggttcgctcacataggagggtaagtgtgggtgccagtcgcggcccggatttgggtcgtgacattaaaaaaaagttgttgatgtgtttggcaaataagtggtgataaacagctttttaaatcaaaatgtctgaaataaccttaaaagttgttaacataataaaagttaattaatttatattttacagccataaataattatattttactatcattcacatatttctttttcatcacaaattattttctttctcatcacaaattatttataaaaggaatataaacttattatagattttaaagatatataatttgaatagattaaagaacgatttaagattttattttagtttcatccataggtaataataattgtctatcattcacatatttctttattatcacaaattatttataagaggaatataaatttttatttaagttatatgtgcaacttattttacattttaataatatataatttgaatagatcacttgaaagatttaagatttattttattttcattcattagtaatagtaattgtctatcatccacacgtaaaaggaaaaaattgaagaaagagatgttagaattatgtgggtaatttggagattgtataaaaatattaagggcaaaaaggtaaaaatgtggtcaacttaaaacagtttataagctggaaaaaaaaagcacacctaccccagcttttaacttttggcttaaaataaatttttttaacttaaaataagctgttttgaaTATTatcaaacagctaaataagtcaaaaaccagcttttaagtcaatttgatcagcttttaagctgagccaaacaggctctaagttTATTAAGAAAACTACTTTTTGTCATGTAGGAGCAAGATTAATGATTAGTACTACAAAAATAGTAACGTTAGGTTTGtttatttaatgataattaattaatcagtGCAACTTGAACCTCAACTTATTACTTAAGTACGATAAAATTGGTACttatattttagaataaatatCCGGTTAATACACTAAACCATTCTTATTATTAAAGCATTAAtctgattatatttttttgaaacaatGGGCTTGATTGGCCAATTAAGTGAAAGTTCTTAGATCAATAAAGTGGTTGAAAATATTatctcaaatttaaaaatttagcgAAGACGAAAAATATTAGATGATGATATCATGTGATATTAGTCAAGGTGCACGAAGTTGGCCCTTTTACCCTTTCTAGAAACCTAAGGTCTAGTGCCTGGTGGAGCATAAATTTGAAGGAGAAAACGCacacaactttcacatataacaaacaaaaaattcatatttatatgctatagcaaagtttgcataattgcgctccatagtaaacataaaactgtataattcgctatacatatacaattgtataattcgctggcttaaattgtataatttgctagcctaaattgtataattcgttggcctatttcgctgcaattgtataatttgctctgcatacagttgaatcgaattaaaatgtatgtatattgcataattataagtgtatagcaagaagatatatgtttttctcgctttatacaaaaacagaaacac harbors:
- the LOC101263078 gene encoding purine permease 21-like translates to MGEPQVENQLNISLHIVEEEVNMANNSTNSWREKYNRWIEISFNAALVLVCLSAATLLGELYYREGGKSTWMNSLVQMVGFPILFPILFLKKREENKDEDDLIKNTINSNNKKPSVWMFLSVYVFLGFLLGGSCMLNAVGLLHLPVSTFSLISASQLGFNALFSFFLNSQKITTYIANSIILLTVSSILLVFQPDDSSSTGSSKGKGYVLIGFICTLFGSAGYALLLSATERIFRNIMKKRTLKEVMNVVIWQSFFATCTILIGLFASGEWRWMKREMNEYKLGKVSYVMTLVWNALAWQIYTIGLLSLIMKVSALFANVITALSVPLIPVLALIFFNEKMSGVKVISMILAIWGFLSYGYQQYLDEVNLKIELSKAKEEAEVSLVETGLNHRAN